A region of Scleropages formosus chromosome 2, fSclFor1.1, whole genome shotgun sequence DNA encodes the following proteins:
- the LOC108936987 gene encoding neural Wiskott-Aldrich syndrome protein: MTDLERRRSSSNSEVYSQLLSSRENAVLFALLGSTCSALASAVVQVYEGTAEPSGQSTTWNLKDSGVVCLVQDKCMQSHFLRLYSVKRGKLLWEQELYTTFTYSARRPFFHTFPADDCQAALNFADEEEAERFRSAVEKQLQHIKDARHGTRQHMFRTESLDSSCSRKYKRKSNPSFLTIQSSFRQPTSGGLDPDQVGLEATQNETLKTAASAQTLPRSRDSPTTRVSRKGPLPPLPSLVGQDGKNTSGGLTRNVSTQDFSKGPHSSPPSPIPFSMDSIPPPPPIPAPKLQTAQLPPN; this comes from the exons ATGACCGATCTCGAACGTCGGAGGTCCAGCTCAAATTCCGAGGTCTACAGCCAGCTGCTTTCTTCAAGGGAGAATGCAGTGCTTTTTGCTCTGCTGGGATCCACATGCTCG GCACTGGCATCAGCTGTCGTCCAGGTGTATGAGGGCACCGCAGAGCCAAGTGGCCAGAGCACAACCTGGAACCTGAAAGACAGTGGGGTAGTGTGCCTAGTTCAGGACAAGTGCATGCAATCCCACTTCCTTCGTCTTTACAGTGTCAAG AGAGGAAAACTGCTGTGGGAACAGGAGCTGTACACCACATTCACATATTCTGCACGCCGGCCTTTTTTCCACACCTTCCCAGCAGAT GATTGCCAGGCGGCCCTGAACTTTGCGGACGAGGAGGAAGCCGAACGGTTCCGCTCTGCTGtggagaagcagctgcagcacaTCAAGGATGCAAGACATG gCACTAGGCAACACATGTTCCGGACAGAGAGCTTAGACTCCTCCTGCAGCAGGAAGTACAAACGAAAGTCAAACCCTTCCTTCCTTACCATTCAGAGCAGCTTCAG ACAACCCACGAGTGGAGGCTTGGACCCAGAT CAAGTCGGACTGGAGGCCACgcaaaatgaaacactgaaaacag CAGCTTCAGCACAGACCCTGCCCCGGTCCAGAGATTCCCCCACAACAAGGGTCTCAAGAAAGGGGCCACTTCCCCCACTGCCCTCATTGGTGGGGCAGGATGGCAAAAACACCTCGGGGGGCCTGACACGTAATGTGAGCACTCAGGACTTTTCCAAGGGGCCTCACAGCAGCCCACCCTCACCTATTCCTTTCTCCATGGACAGCatacccccacctccacccatTCCTGCACCCAAATTACAAACTGCTCAGTTACCACCTAATTGA